GCTACAGTCCAACAAGATCTATATGAAATTTTGCAACAGTATACTTGAAACGATTGGCAACACTCCACTTGTGAAACTGCATCGCGTTACGGCCGGACTTCCATGCCCGGTATTCGCGAAAGTCGAATTTTTTAACCCCGGTAACTCTATTAAAGACCGTATGGCCCTCAAAATGGTAGAAGAGGCGGAAAAGAAGGGTTTACTAAAACCCGGCGGAACCATTATTGAAGGCACCTCCGGCAATACTGGCATGGGGCTGGCACTCGCCGCGGTGATCAAGGGATATAAGTGTATTTTCACGACAACTGATAAACAATCCAAGGAAAAGGTAGATATACTCAAAGCAGTAGGTGCCGAAGTGATCGTATGTCCGACAAATGTCGAACCGGAGGATCCCCGCTCCTATTATTCCGTTTCCCGCAGACTCTCTACCGAGATCCCCAACTCATTTTATGTGAACCAGTACGATAACCTCGCAAACCGGGATGCACACTATGAGCAGACGGGTCCGGAGATCTGGGACCAGACAGATGGTAAGATCACGCACCTCGTGGTAGCTACCGGTACGGGAGGTACGATCACCGGCGCGGGCAAGTTCCTGAAAGAAAAGAATCCCGCTATACAGGTCTGGGCGATAGACAGTTATGGCTCATTGCTGAAAAAGTATCATGAGACCGGAGAGATTGATATGAGCGAAGTATATCCCTACATTACGGAAGGTATCGGGGAAGACTTTGTGCCGGAGAACTATGACATGAACATCATTGACCGCTTTGAAAAAGTAACAGATAAAGATGGCGCGGTCATGGCCCGCCGTATCACCAAAGAGGAAGGCATCTTTGTAGGTTACTCTGCCGGCTCTGCCCTCTCAGGTCTGATCCAGCTGAAGAGTCACCTCAAACCGACGGACGTGGTAGTTGTCATCTTCCATGATCACGGCAGCCGCTATGTAGGGAAAGTATACAATGATCAGTGGATGATGGAGCGTGGGTTCCTGGATGTAAAAACGGTGAAGGATGTGGTGAAATGGCCGTCGTAATCAGCCGCTCGTAACTATCACCCAGGAAGAGAAGGTAAGTGATGCCATCGTGAAAATGAAGAAATTCGACATCGAGCATTTACCGGTATTACATAACAATGAGATCGTAGGCGCTATTTCAGAAGGTGGACTCTTCAACCGGTTAATTGACGACGTCAACCTGAAAGATGCACAGATCAAACAGGTCATGCACGCTGCTTTCCCGGAAGTAAGCATGGATATGCCGATCGAAAAACTGTCCGCTTACATCAACAAGGAAAATGGAGCCGTGATCAGCAAAGACGAAAGCGGCAAACCGCATATCGTAACAAAATATGACATCATTCAGGCATTAGGAAGCTGATGCAAACGATGAAACAATATAAAGATCAGCTGGGGCGGGAAGTGGTGATACCATTCCCGCCCCGTCGTATTATATCGGTTGTACCATCGCAGACGGAGCTGTTGTTCGATCTCGGGCTGGAAGCCGAAGTAATTGGCATCACGAAATTCTGTGTTCATCCGGAGCAGTGGTTCCGGATGAAGCAACGTATCGGAGGGACGAAGCAATTGCAGCTGGAACAGATATTGCAATTACAACCAGATCTCGTGATTGCCAATAAGGAGGAAAACACGGCTGCGGACATCCAGTATCTCATGAAACATGTCCCGGTCTGGGTCAGTGATATCAAAAACCTGAACGATGCACTTGACATGATCAACTGTATAGGTGAAATAACCGGAACACTTCAACGAGCGCATGAAATAACACACTCTATCTCCATCAAATTCAGTGAATTATTAAATCAAATAAAAGGCACTCAAAAACGTCCCTCTGCTTATTTTATCTGGCGGGAGCCGTGGATGGTAGCAGGCGGTGATACATTTATCAACCACCTGATGGGGTGCTGCGGACTGGAAAATGTATTTGCCGGGACACCCAGGTACCCGGTTGTCGACATAGCGGATCTCCCGGCTACAAAGTGTCAGCTCATACTCCTATCCTCCGAACCCTACCCATTTAAGGAACAGCATATCACCGAATTGTCAGCCGTTTTACCGGAAGCACATATACTATTGGTAGATGGAGAGATGTTTTCCTGGTATGGCAGCCGGCTGGATAAAGCGGCAGATTACCTGTACAGGTTATGGAAGGATTTGTGTAATTGTCAATAAAGAATAAAAATTTACGAGAAAAATGCCATTTTATTTCGTAAATCATTATAGATAATTACGAATTGTGCTATAATAGTTAATCTTTAGTACTTATATTTGCCATCCTTAAATGTAAAACAATCCGAAAGCTATGGGAAAATACAGAGCTGGCGTGTTATTCGGCGAAGAGCTGGAAGCGCTGTACAATGATGCCAAGAATAACGCATTCGCAATGCCTGCCGTTAACGTGGTGGGAACCAATTCCGTAAACGCAGTACTGGAAACCGCTGCTAAAGTAAACTCACCTGTAATTATTCAGTTCTCCAATGGCGGTGCGCAGTTCTTTGCCGGTAAAGGAATGCCGAATGACAAGCTGCAGGCAAATATTGCTGGTGCGATCTCTGGTGCAAAACACGTACACGAAGTAGCTAAATACTACGGCGTTCCTGTAGTATTGCATACTGACCATGCTGCGAAAAAGTGGTTGCCATGGATTGATGGTCTGCTGGATGCGGGTGAACTGTTCATGAAACAGACAGGTCAGCCACTGTTTAGCTCCCACATGCTGGATCTTTCTGAAGAGCCACTGCACGAGAACATCGAAACTTCCGTAAAATATTTCGAAAGAATGAATAAACTGGGTATGTCCATCGAAATCGAACTGGGCGTAACTGGTGGTGAAGAAGACGGTGTTGACAACTCCGGTGTAGAAAACGACAAACTGTATACACAGCCTGAAGAGGTATTCTATGCATACGAAAACCTGGCTAAAGTAGGTAGCCGTTTCACTGTTGCTGCTGCTTTCGGTAACGTTCACGGCGTATACAGCCCGGGTAACGTTGAGCTGCGCCCGGTGATCCTGCACAACAGCCAGGAATTTGTACAGCAGAAACTGGGTACTGCTCCAAAACCAATCTACTATGTATTCCATGGTGGTTCAGGTTCTCCGAAACATCAGATCGCTGAATCCCTGGGTTATGGCGTGATCAAAATGAACCTCGATACAGACATGCAGTGGGCATTCTGGGAAGGTATCCACGATTTCTACGAAGCGAAGAAAGATTATCTGCAGGCACAGCTGGGTAATCCGGAAGGCGCAGATAAGCCAAATAAAAAATACTACGATCCGCGCGTATGGCTGCGTAAAGGTGAAGAAAC
The DNA window shown above is from Chitinophaga agri and carries:
- a CDS encoding PLP-dependent cysteine synthase family protein, which gives rise to MKFCNSILETIGNTPLVKLHRVTAGLPCPVFAKVEFFNPGNSIKDRMALKMVEEAEKKGLLKPGGTIIEGTSGNTGMGLALAAVIKGYKCIFTTTDKQSKEKVDILKAVGAEVIVCPTNVEPEDPRSYYSVSRRLSTEIPNSFYVNQYDNLANRDAHYEQTGPEIWDQTDGKITHLVVATGTGGTITGAGKFLKEKNPAIQVWAIDSYGSLLKKYHETGEIDMSEVYPYITEGIGEDFVPENYDMNIIDRFEKVTDKDGAVMARRITKEEGIFVGYSAGSALSGLIQLKSHLKPTDVVVVIFHDHGSRYVGKVYNDQWMMERGFLDVKTVKDVVKWPS
- a CDS encoding CBS domain-containing protein, producing the protein MKKFDIEHLPVLHNNEIVGAISEGGLFNRLIDDVNLKDAQIKQVMHAAFPEVSMDMPIEKLSAYINKENGAVISKDESGKPHIVTKYDIIQALGS
- a CDS encoding helical backbone metal receptor, which codes for MKQYKDQLGREVVIPFPPRRIISVVPSQTELLFDLGLEAEVIGITKFCVHPEQWFRMKQRIGGTKQLQLEQILQLQPDLVIANKEENTAADIQYLMKHVPVWVSDIKNLNDALDMINCIGEITGTLQRAHEITHSISIKFSELLNQIKGTQKRPSAYFIWREPWMVAGGDTFINHLMGCCGLENVFAGTPRYPVVDIADLPATKCQLILLSSEPYPFKEQHITELSAVLPEAHILLVDGEMFSWYGSRLDKAADYLYRLWKDLCNCQ
- the fbaA gene encoding class II fructose-bisphosphate aldolase, which encodes MGKYRAGVLFGEELEALYNDAKNNAFAMPAVNVVGTNSVNAVLETAAKVNSPVIIQFSNGGAQFFAGKGMPNDKLQANIAGAISGAKHVHEVAKYYGVPVVLHTDHAAKKWLPWIDGLLDAGELFMKQTGQPLFSSHMLDLSEEPLHENIETSVKYFERMNKLGMSIEIELGVTGGEEDGVDNSGVENDKLYTQPEEVFYAYENLAKVGSRFTVAAAFGNVHGVYSPGNVELRPVILHNSQEFVQQKLGTAPKPIYYVFHGGSGSPKHQIAESLGYGVIKMNLDTDMQWAFWEGIHDFYEAKKDYLQAQLGNPEGADKPNKKYYDPRVWLRKGEETFVKRLEEAFADLNCVNRNA